The sequence CGCCTCACCGACTCGCAGGGTCGGGTGGTCGACTTCAAGAACACGATCATCATCATGACCACCAACCTCGGCACCCGGGACATCGCCAAGGGCGTGTCCATCGGCTTCACCGCCGGCGGCGGCCTCTCCACCGACTACGAGCGGATGAAGTCCAAGGTGCACGAGGAGCTCAAGCAGCACTTCAAGCCCGAGTTCCTCAACCGCGTCGATGACGTGGTGGTGTTCCCGCAGCTGTCGAAGGAGGAGATCGTCGAGATCGTGGATCTCGAGATCGCCAAGCTCGAGACCCGCCTGCGGGACCGGGACATGTCCCTCACCCTCTCCTCGGAGGCGAAGGAGCTGGTGGCCGAGAAGGGCTACGACCCGGTGCTCGGCGCCCGTCCGCTGCGTCGCACGATCCAGCGCGACATCGAGGACACCCTCTCGGAGCGGATCCTCTTCGGGCAGGTGCAGGTCGGCGACGAGATCGTCGTGGATGCGGAAGGCGAGGGCCTGCTCGGCGAGCTGTCCTTCTCCCGCCGCGGCGAGGACGGCACGCTCGAGGCGATCTCCGAGGTGATCGATCTGGAGTCGATGACCCAGGCGCGCGCCGAGGACGTCACCCGCGCCGACGGCGCGGGCACGGAGAGCGACACCGGCAGTGCGGGCAGCGGCTCCGCGGGCCCCGGCGACGCCGACGCTCCGAGCGCGGACGACGCACGCACCAGCGCCCCGTGATCCCTGGGGCCGGCCCCGCGCCCAGGGGCGGGCCGGCCCCTTTCGCTCGGCTGCGGCTCCTCGGCCCCGGCACGAGCACCGCCGGACCGGGGCGGTCCCGGTCCGGGCAACCGCCTCGACTCTCCCGCACCGTGCGGGAGGCGGCGCCGGGGCCTGCGACGGAGAGGACGCATGCGCGACACCATCGACTGGCTGCTGTCGCTGACAGGACAGGTCGAGGAGTGGATCCTCGGCGTCGCGGACGCCTGGTGGATCCACCTCGTGGTCTACCTGTTCTCTGCGCTGGACGGCTTCTTCCCCTCCGTGCCCAGCGAATCGACCATCGTCACGCTCTCCTCGCTCTGGTCGAGCGCCGGCACCCCCTCGCTCCTCCTCATGGGCCTGGCGGCGTGGATCGGGGCGTGGACCGGCGACAACCTCGGCTATCTCATCGGCTACACGATCGGGTGGGAGCGGTTCCGCTTCCTGCGTGAGGGCAAGGGGCGCCGCGCCGTCGAGGCCGCCGACGCGGGACTGCACAAGCGCGCGCTGCTCTTCCTCATGACCGCGCGCTACATCCCCTTCGGCCGCACCGCCGTGAATCTCGTCGCCGGAGCGGTCCGCTACCCGCACCGGCACTTCTGGCCCCGCTCGCTGCTGTCCACCTTCGTGTGGGCGGTGTACTCCTGCGCGATCGGTGCGGTCGCCGGTGCCTGGTTCGAGGACCACCACCTGGTGGCGATCACGGTCGCGCTCATCGCAGCGGTGGTGATGGCGCTGATCATCGAACGCGGGATCACGGCGATGCACCGCGCCCTCGACCGGCGCGCCGCCCGCCGCGAGGCGGCGCTGCGCACCGAGTCGACGAGGCCCGGTCAGGGCTCCGACGACGAGGGCGCGGCCGGCGCGCACGACGACCGCGCGCACACCGAGACGATCGCGGTCCCCGCCGAGACGCCGCCAGCCCCCTCCCGGGGAGAGGAGACCCCCGCATGAGCGCCACCATCCGTCCCGCCCTGCCCGCCGATGTGCGCGGCATCAACCGTCTCGTCGAGCCGATGACGCACACCGGCATCCTGCTGGGCAAGGATCTCGTGTCCTACTACGAGGCCGTCCAGGAGTTCCTGGTGGCCGTGGACGCCGACGGCGAGGTGGTGGGCTGCGGCGCCCTGCACGTGATGTGGGAGGACCTCGCCGAGGTGCGCACCCTCGCCGTGCACGACGAGCACCGCGGCACCGGCCTGGGCCATCAGCTGCTGGACGCGCTGCTCGAGCGGGCCGTGCAGCTCGGACTGGAGCGGGTGTTCTGCCTGACCTTCGAGGTGGAGTTCTTCACCCGCCACGGCTTCGAGGTGATGAGCGAGGAGGTCGACCCCGACGTCTACGTCCAGCTGCTGCGCTCCCCGGACGAGGGGATCGCCGAGTTCCTCGACCTGGCGCGGGTCAAGCCCAACACCCTGGGCAACACGCGCATGATCAAGGCGCTGCCCACGCAGAGCTGACGCCTCCCGGAGGCGTCCTCGCCGACGCGCCGGCGCGTCGATGGTGCGCTCGGGCGCGCTGCCGGCGGGCTCAGGGGAGGCGCAGCCCCTCACCCTCGGGGACCGCGAGACCATCGCTGACCAGCGAGGCGGTGCACCGGTGCACCCGCGGCGCGTCCTCCTCGTCGAGTGCGAGCAGCTGCTCTGCGGTGGCGGTGCCGTCACGGCGCAGCAGCGCCATGATGCGGCCGCGCATCTGCCGGTCGGTCCCCTCGAAGGCCTGGCGGCGTCGCGTGTCCTCCACGGGCGCGGGGCGGCCCGCGGCGAACCAGGCGCACCCGTTGTCGGCCAGCGGGCAGTGCGCGCAGCGCGGAGAGCGGGCGGTGCACACCAGTGCGCCCAGCTCCATCACCGCGGCGTTCCACGCCACCGAGCGCTCCCGCTGCCCGGGCAGGCTGCGGGTGGCCAGACCGCGCTCGGCCGCGCTGTAGGAGCGGTCCGGGAGAGCGCGGCCGCGCACGCTCCGGGCGAGCACACGGCGGATGTTGGTGTCGACCACCACCGCACGACCGCGATGCGCGAAGGCGGTGACCGCGGCGGCGGTGTACTCGCCGATGCCGGGCAGCGCACGCAGCGCCTCCTCGCCCCGGGGAACCTCCCCGCCGTGCTCGCGCACGATCGCGCGAGCGCACTCCTGCAGGCGCAGCGCGCGGCGCGGATAGCCGAGACGGTCCCAGCAGCGCAGCACCTCCGCCGTCGGGGCGTCCGCCAGCGCAGCCGGTGAGGGCCAGCGCTCCATCCACTCCTGCCAGCGCGGCAGCACCCGGACCACCGGGGTCTGCTGGAGCATCACCTCGGAGACCAGGATCGCCCAGGCGGAGACGCCCTCGTGCCGCCACGGCAGATCCCGGCCCTCGACAGCGAACCAGTCGACGACGGCGTCGACCATCGCCGCATCGGCGGCGCGAGCATCGGCCGTCCCGGCATCGGCCGAGCGAGCTCCGGTGGCGGCAGGGGCAGCGGTTGCACCGGGCGCATGAACGGCGCGGGCCGGAGCCGAGAGGCTCCGACCCGCGCCGGACGATGGTGCAGCAGCACCGAGCATGAGGATCAGACCTGCGGGGTGGGGCCACCCGGCTGGACGGGTCCGCCCGGCTGGGCGGTGCCGCCCTGCTGCACGGTGAGCGCATCGCGGATCTCGGTGAGCAGCACGATGTCCTCGGAGACGGAGGTCTCCTCCTCCTCGGGCAGGCCGCGGCGCTTGCGGTCGAGCCTGCGCGCAGCGGAGATCGGCAGGACGAACACGAAGTAGACGACGGCTGCGGTGATCAGGAACGCGATGATCGCCGAGAGCACCCCGCCCACGTCGATGCGCGTGGCCTCATTGGCCTGGATGATCTTGAACGAGAGTCCGTCGACGTTGGAACCGCCGAAGACGTTGATCACCGGCTGGATCAGGTTCTCGACGAACGCGGTGATCAGCGCGGTGAACGCACTGCCGATGACGACACCGACGGCCAGGTCGATGACGTTGCCCTGCATGACGAAGTCCTTGAAGCCCTTCATGGGGTCATCCTTAAGGGGTCGGGGATGTGAGGAGGAACCGCAGGCACGGCTCGCGAGGGACTCTAGCCGATCACGGGGTGATCACGGAGACGGTCACGACACCGAGTCCGAGAGCGTGAGCGACTTCTCCCGCCCGTGCGGCCTCCACAGCGACCAGCACCTCCGCCGTCGCGGCGGAGCCGCCGCCGAGCGCGCTCTCCCCGTTCTCGGGCACGACCACGTCGACGACCTGCGCGGAGACAGCGATGCCGGAGGGCTGAGACGGATCGGTGACGAGCAGCATGAGCTCGGTGCCCGGCTGCAGGTGGGCCACCAGCGCCCTCGGCACGGGCACCGCCATCAGCGCGGAGCCCGAGGGGAGGGCGGGCGCGGCCGGATCCTCGAGCAGCCCCGGCAGCAGCGGCGTGCCGGGTTCGATCGGCAGCCGCGCGGTCTGCCCCACGACATCCTCGATCTGCTGAGCCGCTCCCTCCGGCAGCAGCTCCGGCGCGATGCGGGCGGTGCGCAGATCCGCGCGGCTCAGCGCCGTGCCGGGAGTGAGCTCCGCATCGGCGACGACGATCTCGACCCCGCGCGAGGACGGCGGCAGGAGGGAGGGCAGCAGCGATGCGGTGAGCGCGGCGAGGGCGAGGACGGCGAGCAGGCGGCGCCGCCTGCGCAGGGCGCGGCGCCAGAGCGGCAGGTGGGCGCGGAGGCGGGAGAACATGTCCCGACGCTAGGCGCACCATGGCCCGTCACGGGGGTCGCCGCCTCCGACGGTGGAGGAGGACGCGGTGTGGAGGAGCAGTGCGGCGCCCCGGCGTGCCCGAGGGCGACCGCCGGGCTCAGGAGGCCGTGGCGGCGGGCTCGCTGCTCGAGGAGCCGGTGCTCGCCGGCGCCGTCGTGCTCGAGGACGTCTCGGCCGAGCCCGACGTGCTCGAGGTGCCGCCGGAGTCCTCGGAGGCGGAGCCCGCTGAGGAGCCCGGGGTGGAGGTCGAGGCGCCGGAGGTCGCGGAATCGGTCGAGTA comes from Brachybacterium faecium DSM 4810 and encodes:
- a CDS encoding uncharacterized membrane-associated protein (PFAM: SNARE associated Golgi protein), with the translated sequence MRDTIDWLLSLTGQVEEWILGVADAWWIHLVVYLFSALDGFFPSVPSESTIVTLSSLWSSAGTPSLLLMGLAAWIGAWTGDNLGYLIGYTIGWERFRFLREGKGRRAVEAADAGLHKRALLFLMTARYIPFGRTAVNLVAGAVRYPHRHFWPRSLLSTFVWAVYSCAIGAVAGAWFEDHHLVAITVALIAAVVMALIIERGITAMHRALDRRAARREAALRTESTRPGQGSDDEGAAGAHDDRAHTETIAVPAETPPAPSRGEETPA
- a CDS encoding N-acetylglutamate synthase (PFAM: Acetyltransferase (GNAT) family); protein product: MSATIRPALPADVRGINRLVEPMTHTGILLGKDLVSYYEAVQEFLVAVDADGEVVGCGALHVMWEDLAEVRTLAVHDEHRGTGLGHQLLDALLERAVQLGLERVFCLTFEVEFFTRHGFEVMSEEVDPDVYVQLLRSPDEGIAEFLDLARVKPNTLGNTRMIKALPTQS
- a CDS encoding A/G-specific DNA glycosylase (PFAM: Iron-sulfur binding domain of endonuclease III; Helix-hairpin-helix motif~TIGRFAM: A/G-specific adenine glycosylase), encoding MVDAVVDWFAVEGRDLPWRHEGVSAWAILVSEVMLQQTPVVRVLPRWQEWMERWPSPAALADAPTAEVLRCWDRLGYPRRALRLQECARAIVREHGGEVPRGEEALRALPGIGEYTAAAVTAFAHRGRAVVVDTNIRRVLARSVRGRALPDRSYSAAERGLATRSLPGQRERSVAWNAAVMELGALVCTARSPRCAHCPLADNGCAWFAAGRPAPVEDTRRRQAFEGTDRQMRGRIMALLRRDGTATAEQLLALDEEDAPRVHRCTASLVSDGLAVPEGEGLRLP
- a CDS encoding large conductance mechanosensitive channel protein (PFAM: Large-conductance mechanosensitive channel, MscL~TIGRFAM: large conductance mechanosensitive channel protein), which produces MKGFKDFVMQGNVIDLAVGVVIGSAFTALITAFVENLIQPVINVFGGSNVDGLSFKIIQANEATRIDVGGVLSAIIAFLITAAVVYFVFVLPISAARRLDRKRRGLPEEEETSVSEDIVLLTEIRDALTVQQGGTAQPGGPVQPGGPTPQV
- a CDS encoding SAF domain-containing protein (PFAM: SAF domain); amino-acid sequence: MFSRLRAHLPLWRRALRRRRRLLAVLALAALTASLLPSLLPPSSRGVEIVVADAELTPGTALSRADLRTARIAPELLPEGAAQQIEDVVGQTARLPIEPGTPLLPGLLEDPAAPALPSGSALMAVPVPRALVAHLQPGTELMLLVTDPSQPSGIAVSAQVVDVVVPENGESALGGGSAATAEVLVAVEAARAGEVAHALGLGVVTVSVITP
- a CDS encoding putative regulatory protein, FmdB family (PFAM: Putative regulatory protein (CxxC_CxxC_SSSS)~TIGRFAM: putative regulatory protein, FmdB family) codes for the protein MPTYVYACKSCAHRFEQYQSFTEDSLRTCPECAQDTLRKVFDSVGIVFKGPGFYSTDSATSGASTSTPGSSAGSASEDSGGTSSTSGSAETSSSTTAPASTGSSSSEPAATAS